One genomic segment of Gammaproteobacteria bacterium includes these proteins:
- a CDS encoding VanZ family protein: MPHKPTRYFLLWLAWAVLIIYGSLMPFEVRPHTLTTAIEQFRHIPYLNLGIVSRADWIANILLYIPLAYLGVTWLSQLRWLPRFFALIIPAGLGFALAVGVEFTQIFFEPRTVSLNDLIAESIGTLLGVVLWSAGHSRLASLTSALVRPGPAAVTAGLTLYSLAYLSLALFPYDFVISMSDLQWKLLNGNYGWGIDNCGSVMRCGSQWLAEAVAALPLGLLLIRLLQHGMLRPAFGFLIAAGIGTSIEAAQFLISSGVSTVTAALAKAAGIGLGLWLRDPPSPQLAQYHARWLRPALLLAFFPYLALAALLNGWTNASWNDFEIVRNNLSAQHYLPLYYHYFTTETEAVASLVAQTAIYLPLGIGFWLWHASGATPLRQPPLFGLLLTTAVTAFIIEAGKLFIAHSHPDPTNILIALGAAWLGRRLCQWLAESIRATARNSDRIPSAIHFPRKALIGIGLVILSLGGLGLVLIQETEDSEAVVMARIKHEYPAPESLPPASLPNFRLDHPRLPAPSMQDIIRLKSENPRFIDMNRAQANGGHGNLNAAILMAYVEPGSQDLDAVFNQLIAIKPSWRGHEQGKLFALAYDWLYSDWSESQRQQLRDKLAHGCNYLIDVIRSAPFSPYNVTLYTGPIQALMACSIALYKDDSRGEPVMAFTADLWQNRALPVWRQVMGKNGGWHEGADHVGEGIGQAIYQLPNMWRSATGEDYFKTESGIRGFLDFLVYRIRPDGAKMHLGDSGSFNRDAPDRLALALEYHHTAAYSLATPPKDPVPTSWPWGPLSDNRLYEPNAITQLPLTRYFDGIGLVVMRSGWGPDATYITFKAGDNYSSFTHLDQGSFTLYKGGALAIDSGLYDDYGTDHHVNYAYQTIAHNVATITDPDESGAISNNDFNSAPRPIANDGGQRRVGGDIEIYPNPLDIAEWKARRDIYHTGSITHLQEKNGVVSITADITAAYTNKFSGEGTLSSRTLRVNRYLRTVIYDRINDLFLVYDSITKTNPSFTSRWLIHFQEQPVLTAPNQFLASVLPDNNPKHTGGILEGKVLIPGAPVIKAIGGPGKEFWVDGKNYDNNGKLYKILNRGNRKQITEPGDWRIEITNANEESLTDNFLVALNLKQNRSDLTPSIQCSQGGGLTDCIVRGKREMKLQVKWPPEKPVAYGDSVATSLPIYGVHAIN, from the coding sequence ATGCCTCATAAACCAACCCGCTATTTTCTGCTCTGGCTTGCTTGGGCTGTATTGATTATTTACGGCAGCCTGATGCCGTTCGAAGTACGACCTCACACTCTGACCACAGCCATCGAGCAGTTTCGTCATATCCCTTATCTAAACCTTGGCATTGTCTCTCGCGCCGACTGGATTGCCAATATTCTGCTTTACATACCGCTCGCCTATCTTGGCGTAACGTGGTTAAGCCAGTTACGTTGGTTGCCCCGTTTTTTTGCTTTGATTATCCCGGCAGGGCTGGGATTTGCGCTTGCCGTTGGTGTCGAGTTCACACAAATTTTTTTCGAACCCCGAACTGTTTCACTCAATGATTTAATTGCGGAAAGCATCGGCACATTGCTCGGTGTCGTGCTGTGGTCAGCCGGTCATTCCCGGCTTGCCAGCCTCACCTCAGCGTTAGTCCGTCCCGGCCCAGCGGCAGTAACCGCGGGATTAACACTCTACTCACTCGCCTATTTGAGCTTGGCACTGTTTCCCTATGACTTTGTTATTTCGATGTCTGATTTACAATGGAAGCTGCTTAACGGCAACTACGGATGGGGCATCGATAATTGTGGATCGGTGATGCGTTGCGGCAGTCAATGGCTGGCGGAAGCAGTCGCCGCGTTGCCTCTGGGGTTGTTGCTGATTCGACTGCTACAACACGGGATGCTCCGTCCTGCATTCGGATTCCTCATCGCTGCGGGAATTGGCACAAGCATCGAAGCTGCTCAATTTCTGATTAGCTCCGGTGTCAGCACCGTCACCGCTGCCCTTGCCAAAGCTGCGGGCATCGGCCTGGGGCTTTGGTTGCGCGATCCACCCTCACCACAACTAGCGCAATATCATGCCCGCTGGTTGCGACCCGCACTGTTACTCGCATTTTTTCCGTACCTTGCGCTTGCTGCATTGCTTAACGGCTGGACCAACGCGTCATGGAACGATTTTGAAATCGTCCGCAACAATCTCAGCGCGCAACATTATCTGCCTCTTTATTATCATTACTTCACCACTGAGACCGAAGCCGTTGCCAGCCTCGTTGCTCAGACGGCGATTTATTTGCCTCTCGGGATCGGCTTCTGGCTCTGGCATGCCAGCGGTGCAACCCCTCTCCGACAACCGCCACTATTCGGTCTATTATTAACAACTGCTGTCACTGCATTCATTATTGAGGCAGGAAAGCTGTTCATTGCTCATTCACATCCCGATCCCACCAACATTTTGATTGCACTTGGTGCAGCCTGGCTGGGACGACGTCTATGCCAATGGCTGGCGGAATCTATTCGCGCAACTGCGAGAAATTCAGATCGTATACCTTCGGCGATCCATTTTCCACGTAAGGCATTAATCGGAATCGGCCTCGTTATTCTGTCACTCGGCGGCCTTGGTTTGGTGCTGATCCAGGAAACTGAGGATTCCGAAGCCGTGGTCATGGCGCGCATCAAGCACGAATATCCGGCACCGGAATCGCTACCCCCAGCCTCATTACCGAATTTCCGTCTCGATCACCCGCGTCTTCCTGCCCCCTCGATGCAGGATATTATCCGTCTAAAATCCGAGAACCCGCGATTCATCGACATGAATCGCGCACAAGCCAACGGCGGCCATGGCAATCTCAATGCCGCCATCCTCATGGCCTATGTCGAACCCGGAAGCCAGGATCTGGATGCTGTCTTCAATCAATTGATCGCCATAAAACCCAGCTGGCGCGGCCACGAGCAAGGGAAACTGTTTGCACTCGCCTACGACTGGCTTTATAGCGACTGGAGCGAATCACAACGCCAGCAATTACGCGACAAACTGGCTCACGGCTGTAATTATCTGATCGACGTCATCCGCAGTGCGCCGTTCTCGCCCTATAACGTCACCCTCTACACTGGCCCGATCCAGGCGCTGATGGCCTGTAGCATCGCGCTCTATAAAGATGATTCCCGCGGCGAGCCGGTGATGGCCTTCACTGCCGATTTGTGGCAAAACCGCGCCCTGCCTGTGTGGCGGCAAGTGATGGGCAAAAACGGTGGCTGGCACGAAGGCGCCGATCACGTCGGCGAAGGCATCGGCCAGGCGATCTATCAACTCCCCAACATGTGGCGTAGCGCCACCGGCGAAGACTACTTCAAGACCGAATCCGGAATCCGCGGCTTTCTCGATTTTCTGGTGTATCGCATTCGCCCCGATGGCGCCAAAATGCACCTTGGTGATAGCGGTTCATTCAATCGTGACGCACCCGACCGCCTTGCCCTGGCCCTCGAATATCACCACACCGCTGCCTATAGCCTGGCTACGCCTCCTAAAGACCCGGTGCCTACCAGTTGGCCATGGGGGCCGCTATCTGACAACAGGCTCTACGAACCCAATGCCATAACTCAGCTACCGCTCACCAGATACTTCGACGGCATCGGCCTGGTCGTCATGCGTAGCGGCTGGGGACCCGATGCCACTTACATCACCTTTAAGGCGGGCGACAATTACTCATCGTTCACACACCTCGATCAAGGCAGCTTCACGCTTTACAAAGGCGGTGCCCTCGCCATCGACAGCGGCCTGTATGACGACTATGGCACAGACCATCACGTGAATTATGCCTACCAAACCATTGCTCACAACGTCGCCACCATCACCGATCCTGACGAGAGTGGCGCCATTTCCAACAACGACTTCAACTCGGCACCCCGCCCCATCGCCAACGATGGCGGTCAGCGACGTGTTGGCGGCGATATCGAAATCTACCCCAATCCGTTGGATATCGCAGAATGGAAGGCCAGGCGCGATATTTATCACACCGGCAGCATCACTCATCTACAAGAAAAAAATGGCGTTGTATCCATCACCGCCGATATCACTGCCGCCTACACCAACAAGTTCTCAGGTGAAGGAACACTCTCCAGCCGCACATTGCGCGTCAACCGCTATCTGCGCACCGTCATCTATGACCGGATTAATGACCTGTTTCTGGTCTACGACTCCATCACCAAAACCAATCCCTCATTCACAAGCCGCTGGCTCATCCACTTTCAGGAACAGCCCGTGTTGACAGCACCCAATCAATTTCTGGCGAGCGTGTTACCGGATAACAACCCCAAACATACGGGCGGCATACTTGAAGGAAAAGTATTGATCCCTGGTGCACCTGTGATCAAAGCCATTGGCGGTCCAGGCAAGGAATTTTGGGTCGATGGCAAGAATTACGATAACAACGGAAAACTTTACAAAATCCTGAATCGTGGCAACCGTAAACAAATCACCGAACCCGGTGACTGGCGAATTGAAATCACAAACGCAAACGAAGAGTCACTCACAGACAACTTTCTTGTCGCCTTAAACCTGAAACAAAACCGGTCAGACCTCACTCCCTCGATTCAATGTTCGCAAGGAGGTGGCCTGACCGATTGTATTGTTCGCGGAAAACGGGAAATGAAATTGCAAGTTAAATGGCCACCGGAAAAGCCGGTGGCTTATGGCGATAGTGTCGCTACCTCATTACCAATTTATGGCGTCCATGCCATAAATTGA
- a CDS encoding DUF4160 domain-containing protein, with product MPTISIFYGIVIQMFWDEHAPPHFHALYGEYEVLIDIRTLETLRGKMPRRALALILEWASEHREELMEDWNLCEARQTPRKIPPLA from the coding sequence ATGCCTACGATAAGCATCTTTTACGGCATTGTGATTCAGATGTTCTGGGATGAACACGCGCCACCACATTTTCATGCCCTATACGGTGAATATGAAGTACTGATCGACATACGCACCTTAGAAACACTCAGAGGCAAAATGCCCCGGCGAGCATTAGCTCTGATACTGGAATGGGCATCGGAACATCGTGAAGAATTAATGGAGGACTGGAACTTATGCGAAGCCAGACAGACCCCACGCAAGATCCCGCCATTGGCGTAA
- a CDS encoding DUF2442 domain-containing protein: MRSQTDPTQDPAIGVIPTAPWRVAELRVLPAYRLWIKFIDGTEGTVDMSKRVTSKDAGVFAALRDENLFAQARIEYGVVTWPGELDLAPDAMHTEISQHGTWILH; the protein is encoded by the coding sequence ATGCGAAGCCAGACAGACCCCACGCAAGATCCCGCCATTGGCGTAATCCCTACTGCCCCATGGCGCGTGGCTGAACTGCGCGTTTTGCCTGCCTACAGGTTATGGATCAAATTCATCGACGGCACCGAAGGCACTGTTGATATGTCGAAACGAGTAACAAGCAAAGATGCTGGTGTGTTTGCGGCGCTTCGTGATGAAAATCTTTTTGCTCAAGCGCGTATTGAGTATGGTGTTGTTACTTGGCCAGGCGAACTGGACTTGGCACCTGATGCCATGCATACCGAAATCTCACAGCATGGCACATGGATATTGCATTAG
- a CDS encoding nucleotidyltransferase family protein, with translation MRPSVVLETHRQAVREAAARFHTANPRVFGSVLHGSDSELDLLVDALPGAMLFDLGGLQIELEELLGVPVDLLTPGDLPPKFRARVLAEARPV, from the coding sequence ATGAGGCCATCTGTAGTTCTTGAAACCCATCGTCAAGCAGTGCGTGAAGCGGCGGCTCGTTTTCATACCGCCAACCCGCGTGTATTTGGCTCTGTGCTCCACGGATCAGATAGCGAACTTGATCTTCTGGTGGATGCGTTGCCGGGAGCTATGTTGTTTGATCTGGGTGGACTGCAAATCGAACTGGAAGAACTTCTTGGTGTGCCGGTCGATCTGTTGACGCCCGGCGATCTGCCGCCGAAGTTTCGTGCGAGGGTTCTGGCAGAGGCCCGCCCTGTATGA